Below is a window of Gossypium hirsutum isolate 1008001.06 chromosome A12, Gossypium_hirsutum_v2.1, whole genome shotgun sequence DNA.
TGTTAGAAAGGAAAGCTGTGAAAATACAGCACATTTGTATGTATGCATGAGTCTCTTAACAGAGAAGATAATTGACCTGTGACACAAAATGCCGCTGCACCGTATTAAGTACTTGTTCCCTTGGTGAATAACCACTGATGCTTCCctgaaaataaagataaaagaaccccatgaattctataaatataataattcattGACGGCGAGAGTTAGTAGGGACCGACAAGTTTGAAGTGCCTGCAATATCTTCGCAAGGAGTCAGTGTCGAGTCTTGCCAAATTTACCTTCAAAATTAGGAACACATGATACAAGTATATTTAGAATCATAAAACAATGGCATATATGATACATACTACAATTTTTGGCTTATACTAACCGATTGTGTTGCATGAATAATGGATTGAACATCTCTGTAACCTGTACGATTCGTTGATTTCATGGATGCAGATGGCAGCCATGGTTTTGTATTTCGAACTCTGGGTTTGGCAGGCCTGTGGAACTCAATGTTACTAGCTGTccaaaagcaaaaaaataaacatgaagGGGCATGATCTGTTAACATGAAAAAACAAAACAGAAGGTTGAGAACATTCGTTTGACTTACGGAAATCGCGGTCCTTCTCGCCAATGTCCGATCCACTGCTCGAGTTATCAAAATCATGATCATCACCTACTTCATTCCCTGTAGGATGTTCCAACACACTCAATGCATTCCTCTGAAGCTTAACTTCAACCCCATTCTTCAAAACCTTGAAAATGGTCAGAAAACAAGATTCTTCAATCACATATATAAACAATATTATTAAGGAAATAGCATCATAAACACAACAAAGTTGATGTCTGGTCCATCCTGTCGGACTAAAAGCTATAGAAAACTAATCAAAAGTTAAAGCTACAAAAATCAGTGTGCAAAACAACTTAACCATTGATATATATTGACTATGGAGAGAATTTGCATCAAATAGTGGAATTTAAAaggggaaaaaagaaagagaagagacTATAATAATGATAAATGAAAGTAAAGCTGAAAATATACCAGCCAGTGCCAACCACCTAGGCCCACAGCTTTCTTGACCACGCCTTGCAAGCCAACCAATACAGATTTTGTTCTATTATTTCCCGTGACAATAACTTTTGTGTGTCTCGGAAGAACCGAAAGCTCTTCATCGCCGCTTTCTTCCCTGAACGGCGACAGAACCCGAGAAGAACACAGTTCATGCTCCAACATTTTTGTTAACAATTGTCGAGACAAAGCTAACTTAGGGGAATAAACAGCTGACTTTAGCTAATCAAAAACCCCATCAGCTCCATCAGTTTCCACGTTTGTTTTCGTTTTATTAATGGAAGATTCTGAGCCTTAGGTTATGATTCTGTAAAAAAGgacaaggtttttttttaatgaagtACAGAGAGAATCGTAAAGATTAATTAAATAGAAGCCAGAGAAGAGAAAGTTTGATCACTGACACGAATATTTAGAGGAAGAAATGAATGCGGGTTTTGTCTTCAGAGAAACCGATCACTGATTCACGAGACTTTAATTGATCTTAATAAATGAACTCCCACGAAAAAGAAGACGATGCTACTGCTATCTCATCATTAAGCTTCCGTTCATATCACCTGAAACAAGCAGAAATggattaaaactta
It encodes the following:
- the LOC107931870 gene encoding uncharacterized protein, yielding MLEHELCSSRVLSPFREESGDEELSVLPRHTKVIVTGNNRTKSVLVGLQGVVKKAVGLGGWHWLVLKNGVEVKLQRNALSVLEHPTGNEVGDDHDFDNSSSGSDIGEKDRDFPSNIEFHRPAKPRVRNTKPWLPSASMKSTNRTGYRDVQSIIHATQSVNLARLDTDSLRRYCRHFKLGSISGYSPREQVLNTVQRHFVSQPPLNEVKVISEFITAAKRLKTDDAQSEQL